From Bacillus oleivorans:
CATGGTGATGAAAGGATTCAGCATTGTAAAAAGCTTTGAATATGTATTGATTATGACATTGGCGCAATTGCCTGGTTATTATAGTGCGGCATGGCTGATTGAAAAAATGGGAAGAAAGTTCGTTCTTGTTACCTATTTGCTGGGTACTGCGGCTTCCGCACTTGTATTTGGGAACGCTGAAACGATTGGCGTGCTATTGGGTTCAGGAATCCTATTGTCATTCTTTAACCTTGGTGCATGGGGTGCTCTGTATGCCTATAGTCCTGAACAATATCCAACGGTTATCCGCGGAACAGGTACCGGAATGGCTGCAGCAGTTGGCCGTGTTGGCGGCATTCTTGGACCGCTTCTAGTGGGAACGATGGTATCTGCGGGCTACTCAATCGGTGTGATCTTTACGATATTCTGTATTAGCATCATTATTGGTGTATTATCCGTTGCGTTCTTGGGCAGAGAAACACGGCAGGTGGAAATTGTTTGATAAAAAGAATAATATGTTATTAAAGTCCTCTTTGGTAAAGAATTTATTTTACCAAGAGGATTTCTTTTCTTCCGTTAGTATAATCTTTATACTTGATATACTTTTTATATCAGATGTATAATAAGCCTAAAGGACGGTGATTTCATGAATATTTGTCCATACTTAGAATTCTCGATGCAAATATTAGGCAAGAAGTGGAACGGGTTAATTCTTCATTATTTGTCTCTTTGTCCAAACCGGGAGGCACATTTTTCAGAAATAAAAAGAGATTTAACAGACATAACTCCAAGAGCACTTTCATTAAAACTCTCTGAATTAATCAAGCATGGATTAATTGAAAAAAATGTCCAATCCGCTTCTCAGGTAAATATTTCGTATCAATTAACGGAAAAAGGTCAAACCTTAACCGCAGCACTTGCCCCGCTTCAGGCATGGGCCAAGCAATTTAAGGATTAATATCAGAAGGGTTTACAATAAACATAACTTTAAAAGAAAAGAGGAAATACAATGACAAAACTGCAAATGGTCTGTGATTTAGAAACGGGTATTTGTGGCCTACCAGGAGAAAACCCGTTTGAAACAATTGATCTAACCTCCCCAAAAAAATCGATTACTCTCTATTATGTAACGGATCCAATTTGCTCACACTGTTGGGCGCTGGAGCCAGTTCTGCATAAATTTGAAGAACAATATGGCCAATATATTAACATACAGACGTTAATGGGGGGATTACTAGAAAGCTGGGATGGATTTGCTGATCTAAACAACGGCATTGGCTCCCCATCCGATGTAGCAGCACACTGGAGAGAAGTCGGAGAACATTCACGAATGCCTATTGATGGAACATTATGGCTAGACAATCCGGTTCATTCATCTTATCCGCCATCGCGGGTATTCAAAGTCATTCAACAAAAAGATGAAAAGCTAGCCAATACCTTTTTGCGGAAAGCCCGTGAAGCGGTGTTTGTTTTTAACCAAAACATTGCCGAAGACAGCGTTTTAATTGAACTTGTTAATCAGCTTCAGCTTGATGGAAAAGCAATTGTAGAGGAAGCGAGAAAATCTCAAGGCCAAAGGCTTCTCATGGAAGACTTTGCGCTTGCAAGAAGTTTAGGTGTCAGAGGATTTCCAACCATTATCATGGTGAATGAAGAAAATAAAGGCATAAAAATCGTGGGTTCCCGTCCATTTGAAAACTATGTCAAAGGACTGATACAGGCTTTAGG
This genomic window contains:
- a CDS encoding winged helix-turn-helix transcriptional regulator, with the protein product MNICPYLEFSMQILGKKWNGLILHYLSLCPNREAHFSEIKRDLTDITPRALSLKLSELIKHGLIEKNVQSASQVNISYQLTEKGQTLTAALAPLQAWAKQFKD
- a CDS encoding DsbA family protein; the encoded protein is MTKLQMVCDLETGICGLPGENPFETIDLTSPKKSITLYYVTDPICSHCWALEPVLHKFEEQYGQYINIQTLMGGLLESWDGFADLNNGIGSPSDVAAHWREVGEHSRMPIDGTLWLDNPVHSSYPPSRVFKVIQQKDEKLANTFLRKAREAVFVFNQNIAEDSVLIELVNQLQLDGKAIVEEARKSQGQRLLMEDFALARSLGVRGFPTIIMVNEENKGIKIVGSRPFENYVKGLIQALGSEVEPQAKQVPSLTKLLEKNGRLFAKEIEVMYDVQPNDLEGFILKELAGQEYKQNKILGELYIEK